In the genome of Colletes latitarsis isolate SP2378_abdomen chromosome 9, iyColLati1, whole genome shotgun sequence, one region contains:
- the LOC143345478 gene encoding alpha-2-macroglobulin receptor-associated protein: MTVSVSIYLSVSLCILLFHSSVALNKYSAEANKEKYEASPQFPTTLRELDKPFRMAKLNVLWIKAKNRLTDMKLQSIFSDLQIHDKEEIAFKHFKSNGEDPNGEEEARLRKKLIGIMSTYGLLEHFDDTEDPKLLKKHKALNDGSNYVAKDVFRDKRLNKLWAKAEYAGFTHEELQTLKEEFQHHQDKVDEYMNLLKDVEAGDTEIHENSLYHKPESWNEIDKKEESDNVPVQKLDYLEKATLLREKHLELRNGYDRLDQLTATGPEHKEFVEPKVQGLWRIVLEGSFSPEERASLKEELLHYERRLLKLRHLHKEAALEAARQGNSDLDSITSQQHIKHHARTIEKLHRDLESKIIQNHSEL; the protein is encoded by the exons atgacagtttcagttagtatttattTATCAGTCAGtttatgtattttattatttcattcgTCTGTAGCTCTTAATAAATATTCCGCCGAAGCAAATAAAGAGAAATATGAAGCTTCTCCACAATTTCCAACCACTCTTCGCGAGTTGGATAAACCGTTTCGTATGGCAAAATTAAATGTACTCTGGATTAAAGCGAAAAAC CGTTTGACCGATATGAAACTACAGTCAATATTCAGTGATTTGCAAATCCATGACAAAGAAGAAATTGCGTTTAAGCATTTTAAATCCAATGGGGAAGATCCGAATGGAGAAGAAGAGGCACGTTTGCGAAAGAAGCTTATTG GGATTATGAGCACATATGGATTGTTAGAACATTTTGATGATACAGAGGATCCAAAGTTACTAAAGAAACATAAGGCATTAAATGATGGTAGTAACTATGTTGCCAAAGATGTATTTAGAGACAAAAGATTGAACAAGTTGTGGGCTAAAGCTGAATATGCAGGCTTTACAC ATGAAGAATTACAAACTTTGAAGGAAGAGTTTCAACATCATCAGGATAAAGTGGACGAATACATGAATCTTTTAAAAGATGTAGAAGCTGGAGATACAGAAATACATGAAA ATAGTTTATATCATAAGCCAGAGAGCTGGAATGAAATAGATAAAAAAGAAGAGTCAGACAATGTTCCAGTACAGAAGTTAGATTACTTAGAAAAAGCAACTTTACTTCG GGAAAAGCATTTGGAACTCAGAAACGGGTATGATCGATTGGACCAATTAACTGCTACTGGTCCAGAACATAAAGAATTTGTAGAACCGAAAGTGCAAGGATTGTGGCGTATTGTATTAGAGGGTTCGTTCTCTCCGGAAGAACGTGCTTCTTTGAAG GAGGAACTTCTGCATTATGAAAGAAGATTACTCAAGTTACGTCATCTACACAAAGAAGCCGCTTTAGAAGCAGCGCGTCAGGGGAATTCTGATTTAGACAGCATTACCTCGCAACAACACATAAAACATCATGCTAGAACAATAGAAAAGCTCCATAGGGATCTCGAAtcaaaaattatacaaaatcaCTCTGAACTTTAA
- the Alix gene encoding programmed cell death 6-interacting protein-like protein AliX, whose protein sequence is MAELISVPLKKPSDVDVIKPLTNVIKSTYNGASNQKDYTEAITDFSKLRNNALWRAFEKYESSLEVIYSYYDQLCALEGKIPAHELQIPFKWKDAFDRTIFGGKLSLTISTLAYEKVCVLFNIAALQSSVAATQSLESDEGLKLAAKLFQQSAGIFNYLKGNVMMAIQQEPTPDISPETLGALSSLMLAQAQEIFVHKAIHDAMKNGIVAKLAAQAEELYADTLKLFQKEIFRAFWDKEWIPLIAGKQAGYRAMTEFYQSLVCKNGKSIGEQIARLECAVELFKAAQQRSYKPNLFQEYANRAQRNFTEVKKDNDFIYHERIPDVKSLEPVGKANVAKLLPLPETFSTNFKDLFTDLLPVSVHQALSSYEVRRNELVNSEISKLREMTQVLNSVLASLNLPAAIEDTSGTELPQSLLEKAQYVKESGGINALENAMKELPDLLQRNKELLDECDRMLLEERESDDQLREQFKERWTRISSTRLTEQFTIVLRKYHEIINNAVAADKTIREKYENHKNGMEILSLNDSDLINAVPTGLAVQESNTVTQLRKLMDDVATLKAERDVIESEIKSATTDMKTTFLSALAKDGAIDEPNLSVENIGKTYGPLQKQIRDSVSRQEQLIAEIQRCHTEFTSEQSGSGSSREMMLCKLAAAYDAFKELTGNLKEGAKFYNDLTLLLVVFQNKISDFCFARKTEKEELMKDLTTNLSHSGPAKTPNIPAHHSGASGQTQPVTEQSGSTQLPYPTHFQGGMPMPYGAGLATPYPAYMPPPMPATYNPYATMPYPPQGGYIPYQGMAQTPYSGYATLPRYTGNHPPQGQNPF, encoded by the exons ATGGCTGAGCTAATTTCGGTGCCGTTGAAGAAACCGTCTGATGTAGATGTCATTAAACCTCTTACGAATGTTATCAAATCAACGTATAATGGTGCGAGTAATCAGAAGGATTATACAGAGGCGATTACTGATTTCAGTAAATTAAGGAACAATGCTTTATGGAGGGCTTTCGAGAAATATGAAAGTTCATTGGAGGTTATATACAG TTATTATGATCAGTTGTGTGCATTGGAGGGCAAGATTCCTGCTCATGAACTACAAATCCCATTTAAATGGAAGGATGCATTTGACCGTACTATATTTGGTGGGAAACTTAGTTTAA CAATTAGTACATTAGCATATGAAAAGGTGTGCGTATTATTCAATATTGCTGCTTTGCAAAGTTCAGTAGCAGCAACACAATCTTTGGAAAGTGATGAAGGATTAAAGCTGGCAGCAAAATTGTTTCAG CAATCTGCTGGTATCTTTAATTATCTTAAAGGAAATGTTATGATGGCTATTCAACAAGAACCAACACCTGATATTAGTCCAGAAACATTAGGTGCATTATCTTCGTTAATGCTTGCTCAAGCTCAGGAAATATTTGTACATAAAGCGATTCATGATGCTATGAAAAATGGAATTGTTGCTAAATTAGCTGCACAGGCAGAGGAATTGTATGCAGATACATTAAAATTGTTTCAGAAAGAGATTTTTAGAGCATTTTGGGATAAAGAATGGATTCCATTG ATAGCAGGGAAACAAGCTGGATATCGCGCAATGACTGAATTTTATCAGTCGTTAGTATGTAAAAACGGTAAATCAATTGGAGAACAAATTGCTAGATTGGag TGTGCTGTGGAACTATTCAAAGCGGCACAACAACGCTCGTATAAACCTAATTTATTTCAAGAATATGCTAATAGAGCTCAAAGGAATTTTACAGAAGTGAAAAAAGATAACGATTTTATTTATCATGAAAGAATACCAGATGTGAAATCTTTAGAACCTGTGGGAAAAGCTAATGTTGCAAAATTGTTACCATTACCTGAAACTTTCAGCACGAATTTTAAAG ATCTTTTTACCGATTTATTGCCTGTTAGTGTACACCAAGCGTTGTCATCTTATGAGGTTCGTCGCAACGAGCTAGTTAACTCAGAAATTTCAAAACTACGCGAAATGACGCAAGTCCTAAATAG cGTTTTGGCAAGTTTAAATTTACCGGCAGCTATTGAAGATACAAGTGGAACTGAATTACCTCAGTCCTTGTTGGAGAAAGCTCAGTACGTCAAAGAGTCAGGTGGAATCAATGCTTTGGAAAATGCTATGAAAGAATTGCCAGATCTTTTACAACGAAATAAGGAACTTTTAGATGAG TGTGACCGAATGCTTCTAGAGGAACGTGAATCTGATGATCAGTTAAGAGAACAATTTAAGGAACGCTGGACAAGAATATCCAGTACTCGCTTAACAGAGCAATTCACTATTGTTTTACGAAAATATCATGAAATTATTAACAATGCTGTTGCGGCTGATAAG ACTAtacgcgaaaaatacgaaaatcatAAAAATGGTATGGAAATCTTAAGTTTGAACGATAGCGATCTGATTAATGCTGTACCAACTGGATTAGCAGTTCAAGAAAGTAATACCGTGACACAACTTAGGAAGCTAATGGACGAT GTTGCAACATTAAAAGCAGAACGTGATGTTATAGAAAGTGAAATAAAATCTGCTACTACCGATATGAAAACTACATTTTTGTCGGCACTTGCTAAAGATGGTGCCATCGATGAGCCAAATTTATCCGTAGAAAATATAGGAAAAACGTACGGACCTTTGCAAAAACAAATAAGGGATAGTGTTTCTCGGCAAGAGCAACTAATTGCTGAAATTCAA AGATGTCATACAGAATTTACGAGTGAACAGTCGGGTAGTGGCAGTTCGAGAGAAatgatgttatgcaaattagcaGCTGCTTATGACGCATTTAAAGAATTAACAGGCAATTTGAAGGAAGGTGCTAAATTCTACAATGATCTAACAttg ttgCTAGTGGTCTTCCAAAACAAAATATCAGATTTCTGTTTCGCTCGAAAAACCGAAAAAGAGGAACTAATGAAAGATTTAACAACCAATTTGAGTCATAGTGGTCCAGCTAAAACTCCCAACATACCAGCGCACCACAGTg GAGCATCTGGACAAACTCAACCTGTAACGGAACAAAGCGGATCGACACAATTACcgtatcctacgcattttcaaggtgGAATGCCTATGCCATACGGAGCTGGGCTCGCTACACCGTATCCCGCATATATGCCTCCTCCCATGCCTGCGACGTATAATCCATACGCAACAATGCCTTACCCTCCGCAAG GGGGTTATATTCCGTACCAAGGCATGGCTCAGACTCCTTACAGTGGATATGCAACCTTGCCACGTTATACTGGTAATCATCCTCCCCAAGGACAAAATCCATTCTGA
- the Dnali1 gene encoding putative inner dynein arm light chain, axonemal Dnali1, producing MATAIQDRIIPSMNTLVKYDNPVLDTIRPEKVRKEVPPKIGATTCKVQSTPITVDTRRETVDILNRILPPKQWEEDGQTWIQQVSSTPATRLDVINLQEQLDMRLQQRQARETGICPVRRELYTQCFDEIIRQVTVNCSERGLLLLRVRDELKMTLSAYQILYQSSIAFGMRKALQAEQGKEDLIATADELQSQKTDLEKTVAELKQKFEQIQKRAAELREAEEKKHMEEIQFLKKTNQQLKTQLEGIIAPKR from the exons ATGGCAACGGCAATACAGGATCGTATTATTCCCTCTATGAATACTTTGGTCAAATACGACAACCCAGTTTTAGATACAATCCGGCCAGAAAAG GTACGTAAGGAGGTACCACCAAAAATCGGAGCAACAACTTGTAAAGTTCAATCGACTCCTATTACGGTTGATACGCGACGTGAAACTGTCGACATTCTTAATAGGATTTTACCACCTAAACAATGGGAAGAAGATGGTCAAACATGGATCCAACAA GTATCAAGTACACCAGCAACAAGATTGGACGTTATTAATTTGCAAGAACAACTTGATATGAGATTGCAACAAAGACAAGCAAGGGAAACTGGCATTTGTCCAGTTCGTAGAGAACTTTACACACAATGTTTTG atGAAATAATACGTCAGGTTACTGTGAATTGCTCCGAACGTGGTTTACTTTTGCTTAGAGTTCGGGACGAACTTAAAATGACATTATCCGCGTATCAGATTTTGTACCAAAGTAGTATTGCTTTCGGTATGCGTAAAGCTCTGCAA GCTGAACAAGGGAAAGAGGATTTAATTGCCACTGCAGACGAATTGCAATCGCAAAAAACCGATTTAGAGAAAACTGTTGCCGAATTGAAGCAAAAATTTGAACAGATTCAAAAACGGGCGGCTGAATTGAgggaagcggaggaaaagaaacataTGGAAGAAATACAATTTCTTAAAAAAACAAATCAACAGTTAAAG acACAATTAGAAGGTATTATTGCACCGAAAAGATAA